The proteins below are encoded in one region of Halalkalicoccus jeotgali B3:
- a CDS encoding triphosphoribosyl-dephospho-CoA synthase, whose protein sequence is MRPAENAQLALLLEVSGTPKPGNVDRDRNLSDLRYEDFLVGAVGAGRGLRAAETGPVGEAFERAVEGMAERHGRNSQFGALLLLVPLVRAASEGELSPAGAERVVNDTTVADAADFYRAFEHVAVFVSDPPADVDDLDVRRGAAAIPALEDRELTLADVMALGDADDVAREWTTGFERSFRVADRVGELSGPLSARAAEAFCEQLAEHPDTLVVKKHGEEIAREASRRVADAIGSRDDIDALAMEFVRRGINPGTTADIVAAGLFIALERGVEP, encoded by the coding sequence ATGAGGCCCGCCGAGAACGCCCAGCTCGCGCTGTTGCTCGAGGTCTCGGGAACGCCGAAGCCGGGCAACGTCGACCGCGACCGGAATCTCTCTGACCTCCGATACGAGGATTTCCTTGTAGGTGCAGTCGGCGCGGGACGGGGGCTTCGCGCGGCCGAAACGGGGCCCGTCGGCGAGGCGTTCGAGCGTGCCGTCGAGGGGATGGCCGAGCGCCATGGGCGAAACAGCCAGTTCGGCGCGCTGCTCCTTCTCGTGCCCCTCGTCCGGGCGGCAAGCGAGGGCGAGCTCTCGCCGGCGGGTGCAGAGCGCGTGGTGAACGACACTACCGTCGCGGACGCCGCGGACTTCTACCGGGCGTTCGAGCACGTTGCCGTGTTCGTGTCCGACCCACCGGCCGACGTGGACGACCTCGACGTGCGCCGCGGGGCGGCGGCGATCCCCGCCCTCGAAGACCGGGAACTGACCCTCGCCGACGTCATGGCGCTTGGCGACGCCGACGACGTGGCCCGCGAGTGGACCACCGGGTTCGAGCGATCCTTTCGGGTTGCAGACCGGGTCGGGGAGCTGTCGGGACCGCTCTCGGCCCGGGCCGCCGAAGCGTTCTGCGAGCAGTTGGCCGAGCATCCCGATACGCTAGTGGTGAAAAAGCATGGCGAGGAAATCGCCCGGGAGGCGAGCCGGCGGGTTGCCGACGCGATCGGGAGTCGTGATGATATCGATGCACTGGCTATGGAGTTCGTCCGCCGCGGGATCAACCCCGGCACTACCGCCGACATCGTCGCGGCCGGCCTGTTCATCGCGCTCGAACGGGGGGTCGAGCCGTGA
- a CDS encoding short-chain fatty acid transporter: MSASSSQGSLQRLGQSVARWSERWVPSPFIFAIGLTLIAYVAALAFTSDGPLANIVNWYDGFWTLLEFAMQMVLILVTGYAVADSEQVSGLLDRIASIPDTGSQAAALVAAVAMGAGYFHWGVGLIVGAIFAVFVARAGRERGKTFHYPLLCAAGYTSQVIWHVGPSTSAGLLSATEGHVFEDVIGVVPLSESAFTLYAFGLAVMVFLTVVPLMYYLAPEPDHAVGIEEYAPELLDGPDTEPRSDGGETVARTPSERLNESRLIAYLVGTGMFVYVLQHFATAGLGEALDLNVFNFAFIAAGLFLYGTPTAYMGAIRNATESSAGIILQFPFYAGILGIISNSGLSDLIAAFLLDVATPATFPVVAWLLGGVMNIFVPSGGGEWGIIGGIVGGTAVELGVEPGQAIIAYGAGDMWTNMFQPFWAIPLLGITRMDARDILGYTLIVMVALAPVIAVGLYFLPY; this comes from the coding sequence ATGTCTGCTAGCAGTTCCCAAGGATCGTTGCAGCGGCTCGGGCAGTCGGTCGCACGCTGGTCCGAGCGGTGGGTACCGAGCCCGTTTATCTTCGCGATCGGCCTCACGCTGATCGCGTACGTGGCGGCGCTCGCGTTCACCTCGGACGGCCCGCTCGCGAACATCGTCAACTGGTACGACGGGTTTTGGACCCTGTTGGAGTTCGCGATGCAGATGGTGCTCATTCTCGTCACCGGCTACGCGGTCGCCGACTCCGAGCAGGTCAGCGGCCTGCTCGACCGGATCGCCTCGATACCCGACACCGGGTCGCAGGCGGCCGCGCTCGTCGCGGCCGTCGCGATGGGCGCCGGCTACTTCCACTGGGGGGTCGGGCTGATCGTCGGGGCGATCTTCGCGGTCTTCGTCGCCCGAGCCGGCCGCGAGCGCGGGAAGACGTTCCACTACCCGCTTTTGTGCGCGGCCGGCTACACCAGTCAGGTGATCTGGCACGTCGGCCCCTCGACGAGCGCCGGGTTGCTCTCGGCGACCGAGGGCCACGTCTTCGAGGACGTCATCGGGGTCGTCCCCCTCTCCGAGAGCGCCTTTACCCTGTACGCGTTCGGGCTCGCTGTCATGGTCTTTCTGACGGTCGTTCCGCTGATGTACTACCTCGCGCCCGAACCCGATCACGCCGTGGGGATCGAGGAGTACGCGCCCGAACTGCTCGACGGGCCCGACACGGAGCCGCGGTCCGACGGCGGCGAGACTGTCGCACGGACCCCCTCCGAACGGCTCAATGAGAGCCGACTGATCGCCTACCTCGTCGGGACGGGGATGTTCGTCTACGTCCTCCAGCACTTCGCGACGGCGGGTCTGGGCGAGGCCCTCGATCTGAACGTCTTCAACTTCGCCTTCATCGCCGCTGGCCTCTTCCTCTACGGCACGCCGACGGCCTACATGGGCGCGATTCGGAACGCGACCGAGAGTTCGGCGGGAATCATCCTGCAGTTTCCCTTCTACGCCGGAATTTTGGGGATCATCTCGAACTCCGGGCTCTCGGATCTGATCGCGGCGTTCTTACTCGACGTCGCCACGCCGGCGACGTTCCCGGTCGTGGCGTGGCTCCTCGGCGGCGTCATGAACATCTTCGTCCCCAGCGGCGGCGGCGAGTGGGGCATCATCGGCGGAATCGTTGGCGGAACCGCGGTCGAACTCGGTGTCGAACCCGGACAGGCGATCATCGCCTACGGCGCCGGCGACATGTGGACCAACATGTTCCAGCCCTTCTGGGCAATCCCGCTTCTGGGCATCACCCGGATGGACGCGCGGGACATCCTCGGCTACACCCTGATCGTCATGGTCGCGCTCGCGCCCGTGATCGCCGTCGGGCTGTACTTCCTGCCGTACTGA
- a CDS encoding amidase, which produces MIDDEPLADIARVLRTGDIELGEYLATFEGRVERAEPRIEALLDEPARWDRLQREAGALEARFDDPATRPPLYGVPVGVKDIFNVEGFPMKAGSTVPSETVTGPEADSVRALKEAGALVLGKTVTTEFAYFEPGPTRNPHDPEHTPGGSSSGSAAAVAAGFCPLALGSQTIGSVIRPAAFCGIVGLKPTYGRIPIGGVLPVAPSVDHVGFFTQDVAGAQLAASVLYEHWRPESTGVPTLGVPEGPYLDQADPAAREAFDEQVARLETAGYEVRRVALLEDIDAINDRHQRLVAAETALSHSERFAEHGDRYAEATADLIREGHDVDVGELCEARIGRGALREAVEREMDQEGIDVWVCPGAPGPAPEGIDDTGDPVMNLPWTHCGLPTMALPAGELDGLPLGLQCVARYGEDESLLSWADGIAAAL; this is translated from the coding sequence ATGATCGACGACGAACCGCTCGCGGACATCGCGAGAGTGCTTCGGACCGGTGATATCGAACTCGGCGAATATCTTGCGACCTTCGAAGGACGCGTCGAGCGTGCCGAACCGCGAATCGAGGCGCTGCTCGACGAACCGGCCCGATGGGACCGACTCCAGCGCGAGGCGGGCGCGCTCGAAGCCCGATTCGACGATCCGGCGACGAGACCGCCGCTGTACGGGGTTCCAGTGGGGGTAAAGGACATCTTCAACGTCGAGGGGTTCCCGATGAAAGCGGGTTCGACCGTCCCGTCCGAGACGGTGACCGGCCCCGAGGCCGACAGCGTACGGGCGCTCAAGGAAGCCGGCGCGCTCGTACTCGGAAAGACCGTCACGACCGAGTTCGCCTACTTCGAGCCCGGTCCGACGCGCAACCCCCACGATCCCGAGCACACCCCCGGCGGTTCCTCCAGTGGTTCAGCCGCGGCGGTCGCCGCCGGCTTCTGCCCGCTGGCACTGGGGTCCCAGACCATCGGCTCGGTGATCCGCCCGGCCGCGTTCTGCGGGATCGTCGGCCTGAAGCCGACCTACGGACGGATCCCCATCGGTGGCGTGCTCCCGGTCGCACCCTCAGTGGATCACGTCGGCTTTTTCACGCAGGACGTGGCGGGCGCACAACTGGCCGCGAGCGTCCTCTACGAGCACTGGCGGCCCGAGAGTACTGGAGTGCCGACGCTAGGGGTCCCCGAGGGGCCGTATCTCGACCAGGCCGACCCGGCGGCCCGCGAGGCCTTCGACGAGCAGGTCGCCCGACTGGAGACGGCGGGCTACGAGGTTCGGCGGGTCGCGCTGTTGGAGGATATCGACGCGATCAACGACCGGCATCAACGTCTGGTCGCCGCCGAGACCGCGCTGTCCCACAGCGAGCGCTTTGCGGAGCACGGCGATCGCTACGCCGAAGCGACCGCCGACCTGATCCGCGAGGGTCACGACGTCGACGTCGGCGAGCTCTGCGAAGCGCGAATCGGACGCGGCGCGCTCCGCGAGGCCGTCGAGCGGGAAATGGATCAGGAGGGGATCGACGTCTGGGTCTGTCCGGGCGCACCCGGGCCCGCACCGGAGGGGATCGACGATACGGGCGATCCGGTGATGAACCTCCCGTGGACCCATTGCGGGCTGCCGACGATGGCGCTGCCGGCGGGCGAACTTGACGGACTCCCGCTCGGGCTGCAGTGTGTCGCGCGCTACGGTGAGGACGAATCCCTCCTGAGCTGGGCCGACGGGATCGCCGCTGCACTGTAG
- the asd gene encoding aspartate-semialdehyde dehydrogenase, whose amino-acid sequence MTHTVGILGATGAVGQRLIQLLDPHPDFEISALTASSESAGKPYRKAAKWRISTPIPESVAGITVAETDPDAIGDVDLLFSSLPSSVGERVEPAFCEAGYVVSSNSSNQRMAEDVPLVIPEVNADHLGLLEVQRDSRGWDGAMIKNPNCSTITMVPTLAALDTFGLSRVHVATLQAVSGAGYDGVTSMEIIDNAIPHIGGEEEKMESESRKLLGGFDGAELSMHDATVSASCNRIPTLDGHLENVWAETEEEASVEDAREALESYEGIDLPSSPDPLIEVFEEPERPQPRLDREREDGMQICAGGLRENETGLQYNCLAHNTLRGAAGASVLNGELLAKEGYL is encoded by the coding sequence ATGACTCACACTGTCGGTATCCTCGGCGCGACCGGTGCCGTCGGCCAGCGACTCATCCAGCTACTCGACCCCCATCCCGACTTCGAGATCAGCGCGCTCACCGCGAGCTCCGAGAGCGCGGGAAAGCCCTACCGAAAGGCCGCAAAGTGGCGAATCAGCACGCCCATTCCCGAAAGCGTTGCCGGGATCACCGTCGCCGAAACCGATCCGGACGCGATCGGCGACGTCGACCTGCTGTTCTCCTCGCTTCCCTCCTCGGTCGGCGAGCGCGTCGAGCCGGCATTCTGCGAGGCGGGCTACGTGGTCTCCTCGAACTCCTCGAACCAGCGCATGGCCGAGGACGTCCCCCTCGTGATCCCCGAGGTCAACGCCGACCACCTCGGGCTGCTCGAAGTCCAGCGCGACTCACGGGGCTGGGACGGCGCGATGATCAAAAACCCCAACTGCTCGACGATCACGATGGTGCCCACCCTCGCCGCGCTCGATACGTTCGGCCTCTCGAGGGTCCACGTCGCGACCCTGCAAGCCGTTTCGGGGGCTGGCTACGACGGCGTCACCTCGATGGAGATCATCGACAACGCGATCCCGCATATTGGCGGCGAGGAGGAGAAGATGGAAAGCGAGTCCCGTAAACTGCTGGGCGGGTTCGACGGCGCGGAGCTGTCGATGCACGACGCGACGGTCTCGGCCTCCTGTAACCGCATTCCCACCCTCGACGGCCACCTCGAGAACGTCTGGGCCGAGACCGAGGAGGAGGCGTCCGTCGAGGACGCCCGCGAGGCGCTCGAATCCTACGAGGGGATCGACCTTCCCAGTTCACCCGACCCCCTCATCGAGGTGTTCGAGGAGCCAGAACGTCCCCAGCCCCGACTGGACCGCGAGCGTGAGGACGGCATGCAGATCTGTGCGGGCGGGTTACGCGAGAACGAGACGGGGCTTCAGTACAACTGTCTGGCCCACAACACGCTCCGGGGCGCCGCGGGTGCGAGCGTGCTCAACGGGGAGTTGCTCGCGAAGGAAGGCTACCTGTAG
- the cofD gene encoding 2-phospho-L-lactate transferase, producing MVTFLSGGTGTPKLLSGTAGVFPPAEMTVIANTGDDIELGGLFVSPDVDTVLFERGGVLDSETWWGIEGDTHETNDFLFELAERAGLDGGPRYLPEEAQTNGREIARWRRFSGIAEFMTIGDRDRAVHLTRTSLLDEGHSLTEVTRTLAGAFGLEIDLVPMSDDPLATIVSTPDGPMHFQEFWVGHRGTPTVEGVEFRGAARTTEAVREALSEPVVVGPSNPVTSIGPIRAVEGVEERLAETPVVAVSPFIGDRVFSGPAGELLAAMGYEPSTAGVAEAYPFADAFVLDSADETDLDRPVVRTDTTIDSPADATRIARAVREALEGI from the coding sequence ATGGTCACGTTCCTCTCCGGGGGGACCGGGACGCCGAAGCTCCTCTCGGGGACCGCGGGCGTCTTTCCCCCGGCGGAGATGACGGTGATAGCGAACACCGGCGACGACATCGAACTCGGGGGGTTGTTCGTCTCGCCCGACGTCGACACCGTGCTCTTCGAGCGCGGGGGCGTCCTCGATTCCGAAACGTGGTGGGGGATCGAGGGCGATACCCACGAGACGAACGACTTCCTCTTCGAACTCGCCGAACGAGCGGGATTGGACGGCGGGCCGCGCTACCTCCCCGAGGAGGCACAGACGAACGGGCGCGAGATCGCTCGCTGGCGGCGTTTTTCGGGAATCGCGGAGTTCATGACGATCGGGGACCGGGACCGGGCGGTCCACCTCACCCGGACGAGCCTGCTCGACGAAGGTCACAGCCTCACCGAAGTCACCCGCACTCTCGCGGGGGCGTTCGGCCTGGAGATCGACCTCGTGCCGATGAGCGACGACCCGCTCGCGACGATCGTCTCCACCCCTGACGGGCCGATGCACTTCCAAGAGTTCTGGGTCGGACACCGGGGGACACCGACCGTCGAGGGCGTGGAGTTCCGCGGGGCAGCCCGGACGACGGAGGCGGTCCGGGAGGCGCTTTCCGAGCCCGTGGTGGTCGGGCCCTCGAACCCGGTCACGAGTATCGGCCCGATCCGGGCGGTCGAGGGCGTCGAAGAGCGCCTCGCCGAGACCCCGGTGGTCGCGGTCTCGCCCTTTATCGGGGATCGTGTCTTTTCGGGGCCGGCGGGCGAGTTACTGGCCGCGATGGGGTACGAGCCGAGCACGGCTGGCGTCGCCGAGGCGTATCCCTTCGCCGACGCGTTCGTGCTGGATTCCGCGGATGAAACCGACCTGGACCGCCCGGTCGTTCGCACCGACACGACGATCGACTCGCCCGCGGACGCGACCCGTATCGCACGGGCCGTCCGCGAGGCGCTGGAGGGGATATGA
- a CDS encoding DUF447 domain-containing protein, with protein sequence MSSAGEGKEGWPVELTGVTESVVSTLGPNDRWNFAALGLFAGEPVTARTWGNTRTRRNFHGRGEGYVQFTRDPVAFVEAACSIHEREEPVLPAADAWVRVEAEHVGSGESGGTQWEEWALRPVESVVENRVVPTTSRGYSAVIEGTVAASRLDVESYDTGALLDRLAYFEGVVERCGGEREREAFSRLSEHTGWTHRNESF encoded by the coding sequence GTGAGCAGCGCGGGCGAGGGAAAGGAGGGGTGGCCGGTCGAACTCACCGGCGTCACCGAGTCGGTCGTCTCGACGCTCGGGCCGAACGACCGGTGGAACTTCGCGGCGCTCGGCCTGTTTGCCGGTGAGCCGGTCACCGCCCGTACCTGGGGGAACACGCGCACGCGACGGAACTTCCACGGACGGGGCGAGGGCTACGTCCAGTTCACCCGCGATCCCGTCGCGTTCGTCGAGGCAGCCTGCTCGATCCACGAGCGCGAGGAGCCGGTTCTCCCCGCGGCGGACGCGTGGGTTCGTGTCGAGGCCGAACACGTCGGCAGCGGGGAATCCGGCGGGACACAGTGGGAGGAGTGGGCGCTCCGCCCCGTCGAATCCGTCGTCGAAAACCGCGTGGTGCCGACGACCTCGCGTGGGTACTCCGCCGTGATCGAGGGGACGGTTGCGGCCTCCCGGCTCGACGTCGAGAGCTACGATACTGGGGCGCTGCTCGACCGTCTCGCGTACTTCGAGGGAGTCGTCGAGCGCTGTGGCGGCGAGCGCGAGCGCGAGGCGTTCTCGCGGCTCTCCGAACACACGGGCTGGACGCACCGAAACGAATCCTTTTAG
- a CDS encoding MFS transporter, which translates to MGGRRVGDADRHGGAILGPVVNQIQSGLGVPQSQAGLIITTHGLFIVLTSPIAGAIIDRMGPRRPYVAGLFVYGVAGAAGLVVESFPLLLASRAVLGVGVAFVYTGVTVLIYNLFSGERKDRAMGLRGSANSLGGAVWPVVGGALGTLSWHAPFAVYGLALPLGVLASLTVPETALNREISAETGDDGGIAGLLSVFAARPVILLVYGLYFVANLLLYAYTVYYPALLATFGVESSLVISLYLAALGVVGGTSAYFYDRIKRRFGYRQLTLAALALWTVGFAVAAVADGRFVAVLPVALFGLGQGLVFPTVLLWIEELAPADRKGQYSSYVAMFGYIGQFLSPVVLGPVAGAAGVHAVFAVAGTFVGVAVLGVAIAHHRR; encoded by the coding sequence GTGGGTGGTCGTCGCGTCGGCGACGCTGACCGTCATGGCGGGGCCATCCTCGGGCCGGTCGTCAACCAGATCCAATCCGGGCTGGGGGTCCCCCAATCCCAAGCCGGGTTGATCATCACGACTCACGGCCTGTTTATCGTTCTGACCAGTCCCATCGCCGGCGCGATCATCGACCGGATGGGGCCGCGGCGACCGTACGTCGCCGGCCTGTTCGTCTACGGCGTCGCCGGGGCCGCCGGGCTGGTCGTCGAGTCGTTCCCGCTGTTGCTGGCCTCGCGGGCGGTCCTCGGGGTCGGCGTCGCGTTCGTCTACACCGGCGTGACGGTGCTCATCTACAACCTCTTTTCGGGCGAGCGAAAGGACCGCGCGATGGGGCTTCGCGGGAGCGCCAACAGCCTCGGCGGCGCGGTCTGGCCGGTCGTCGGCGGCGCGCTCGGAACGCTGTCGTGGCACGCTCCCTTCGCGGTTTACGGGCTGGCGCTTCCGCTGGGAGTGCTCGCGTCCCTCACGGTCCCCGAGACCGCCCTCAACCGCGAGATATCGGCAGAAACGGGCGACGACGGCGGAATCGCCGGTCTGCTCTCGGTGTTCGCCGCCCGACCGGTCATCCTGTTGGTCTATGGGCTCTATTTCGTCGCGAACCTCCTGTTGTACGCCTACACCGTCTACTACCCCGCGCTCTTGGCGACGTTCGGGGTCGAATCGTCGCTGGTCATCAGCCTCTACCTCGCGGCGCTCGGCGTCGTCGGCGGGACGAGCGCGTACTTCTACGACCGGATCAAACGACGCTTCGGCTACCGACAGCTCACGCTCGCGGCACTCGCGCTGTGGACCGTCGGCTTTGCCGTCGCGGCGGTCGCCGACGGGCGGTTCGTGGCCGTTCTCCCGGTCGCGCTGTTCGGGCTGGGCCAGGGGCTCGTCTTTCCCACTGTCTTGCTCTGGATCGAGGAACTGGCCCCTGCCGATCGGAAGGGCCAGTACAGCTCCTATGTAGCGATGTTCGGCTATATTGGCCAGTTCCTCTCACCGGTGGTACTCGGACCCGTCGCGGGTGCGGCGGGCGTCCACGCCGTCTTCGCCGTCGCTGGCACGTTCGTCGGCGTCGCGGTGCTGGGCGTGGCGATCGCCCACCACCGCCGGTAG
- a CDS encoding HD domain-containing protein — protein MKTIKDSVHDHIEVDGVARALLDTPEVQRLRHISQLGTVSLVYPSANHTRFEHSLGVYHLACEALSQLGIEGRTAERIRAAAILHDIGHGPYSHNVEDVIERHTGKYHEDVEGIIDGGSVEAVLAEYDLDPDRVAGLIHGEGQYGGLVSGELDVDRMDYLVRDAHHTGVPYGTIDHGRLVRELRFVEDELVLGEGNVQTAESLLVARALMNPTVYSHHVARIGKSMLRRGAERLIAARTDPRDLRRMDDHDLLVALRTTERTSEIARRLAHRNLFKRAVWAEYRDVPGDLLDLDHEALVDYEETIADRAGIEPDGVVLDVPAYPKMTESSTRVVVGGEIRRLDEQSPLVRTLRQSQLNQWRLGVYAPAEATERVGHATEAVLGLDTDGTLISDARPGLYTTLDRFGVGAE, from the coding sequence ATGAAGACGATCAAGGACAGCGTCCACGACCACATCGAAGTCGACGGGGTCGCCCGCGCGCTGCTCGACACCCCCGAGGTCCAGCGCCTGCGCCACATCTCGCAGCTCGGGACCGTCTCGCTGGTCTATCCCTCCGCGAACCACACCCGCTTCGAGCACTCCCTTGGCGTCTATCACCTCGCCTGCGAAGCGCTCTCCCAACTCGGAATCGAGGGTCGAACTGCCGAGCGAATCCGGGCGGCCGCAATCTTACACGATATCGGTCACGGCCCCTACAGCCACAACGTCGAGGACGTCATCGAGCGCCACACCGGCAAGTACCACGAGGACGTCGAGGGGATCATCGACGGCGGCTCGGTCGAGGCGGTCCTCGCCGAGTACGACCTCGACCCCGACCGAGTGGCCGGGCTCATCCACGGCGAAGGCCAGTACGGGGGGCTGGTCTCGGGCGAACTCGACGTCGACCGGATGGACTACCTCGTGCGGGACGCCCACCACACCGGCGTCCCCTACGGCACCATCGACCACGGTCGGCTCGTTCGGGAACTGCGCTTCGTCGAGGACGAACTCGTGCTGGGTGAGGGCAACGTCCAGACCGCAGAGAGCCTGCTGGTCGCCCGAGCACTGATGAACCCCACCGTCTACAGCCACCACGTCGCCCGGATCGGCAAGTCGATGCTCCGTCGGGGGGCCGAACGACTGATCGCGGCGAGGACCGACCCAAGGGACCTCAGGAGGATGGACGACCACGACCTACTCGTGGCGCTGCGGACGACCGAACGCACATCGGAAATCGCCCGTCGGCTCGCCCACCGGAACCTCTTCAAGCGGGCCGTCTGGGCCGAGTACCGGGACGTTCCGGGCGACCTGCTCGACCTCGATCACGAGGCGCTCGTCGACTACGAGGAGACGATCGCGGACCGCGCCGGCATCGAACCCGACGGCGTGGTCCTCGACGTGCCGGCGTACCCGAAGATGACCGAATCGAGCACCCGCGTGGTCGTCGGCGGGGAGATCCGCCGACTGGACGAGCAATCGCCACTCGTTCGCACACTCAGGCAGTCACAGCTCAACCAGTGGCGCCTCGGGGTGTACGCGCCCGCCGAGGCCACAGAACGGGTGGGCCACGCGACCGAGGCCGTCCTCGGGCTCGACACCGATGGCACGCTGATCAGCGACGCGAGGCCCGGGCTCTACACCACGCTAGATCGCTTCGGCGTCGGCGCCGAGTAG
- a CDS encoding 30S ribosomal protein S17e: protein MAIKPAYVKKTGTLLMERYPEAFGGDFEHNKRSVRELTNIESKGVRNRIAGYVTRKHDQQQAAQ, encoded by the coding sequence ATGGCAATCAAACCGGCCTACGTCAAGAAAACCGGGACGCTCCTCATGGAGCGCTATCCGGAAGCGTTCGGCGGCGACTTCGAGCACAACAAGCGAAGCGTTCGGGAGCTCACCAACATCGAGTCGAAAGGCGTCCGCAACCGCATCGCGGGCTACGTCACCCGGAAACACGACCAGCAGCAGGCGGCTCAGTAA
- a CDS encoding MarR family winged helix-turn-helix transcriptional regulator — protein sequence MATDERLAWHVSLAGRALSARIQRRLAEYGLGHGEYRVLFALYDEEGLTQTDIVECHHLDKSVVARVTGRLEEKGYVERRPDPEDRRRKRLVLTPAAEELRPAVREIKEEVNAEVTRGLDDGEVESLVAGLRTVARNLGAELEDE from the coding sequence ATGGCGACGGACGAGCGACTCGCGTGGCACGTCTCGTTGGCCGGGCGCGCGCTCAGCGCGCGCATTCAGCGCCGCCTCGCGGAGTACGGCCTCGGACACGGCGAGTACCGCGTGCTGTTCGCGCTATACGACGAGGAGGGGCTGACTCAGACCGACATCGTCGAGTGCCATCACCTCGATAAGTCGGTCGTCGCCCGCGTTACGGGCCGCCTCGAGGAGAAGGGCTACGTCGAACGACGTCCGGACCCCGAGGACCGGCGGCGCAAGCGGCTGGTTCTCACCCCGGCCGCCGAGGAGCTCCGCCCGGCGGTTCGGGAGATCAAGGAGGAGGTGAACGCGGAGGTGACCCGCGGGCTCGACGACGGGGAGGTCGAATCCCTCGTGGCCGGCCTGCGGACCGTGGCCCGGAACCTCGGCGCCGAACTGGAGGACGAGTGA
- a CDS encoding tRNA-dihydrouridine synthase — translation MRLVAASLSGQSDAEWARVASPYVDRAVLGGIALDEPSRTAARELVARDREEFLPADPLAFVDEQLAALSDVPLETGVNVRSTSTAPIRAAGEICRRHDAICEINAHCRQAELRRVGCGETLLADTDRLCEQVRAAAETGARVSVKVRAEVPGVDLVETARAVERAGAGIIHVDAMDSEPVVLAVCEASELSVIANNGVRGRESVAEYAEYGADAVSVGRPSDDPRVLTRVREAVDELASREAHV, via the coding sequence ATGAGACTCGTCGCCGCGAGCCTGAGCGGGCAGTCGGACGCCGAGTGGGCGCGTGTTGCAAGTCCGTACGTCGACCGCGCGGTCCTCGGCGGGATCGCGCTCGACGAGCCCTCCCGAACGGCGGCCCGCGAGCTGGTCGCCCGGGATCGCGAGGAGTTCCTACCGGCGGATCCGCTCGCGTTCGTCGACGAGCAGCTCGCGGCGCTTTCGGACGTGCCCCTTGAAACGGGCGTTAACGTACGAAGCACGTCGACCGCGCCGATCCGTGCCGCCGGGGAGATCTGTCGGCGCCACGACGCGATCTGTGAGATCAACGCCCACTGCCGACAGGCCGAACTCCGTCGCGTGGGCTGTGGCGAGACGCTGCTTGCGGACACCGACCGACTCTGTGAACAGGTCCGTGCGGCAGCCGAAACGGGGGCGCGCGTCAGCGTGAAGGTCCGCGCCGAGGTTCCGGGAGTGGACCTCGTCGAGACGGCGCGCGCGGTCGAGCGGGCCGGGGCGGGGATCATCCACGTCGACGCGATGGATTCCGAGCCCGTCGTTCTGGCAGTGTGTGAGGCGAGCGAGCTCTCGGTAATCGCGAACAACGGGGTCCGAGGGCGAGAGAGCGTCGCGGAGTACGCCGAGTACGGCGCGGATGCGGTGAGTGTCGGGCGGCCCAGCGACGACCCGCGGGTGCTCACACGTGTTCGCGAGGCGGTCGACGAGCTGGCCTCACGGGAGGCACACGTATGA